Proteins from one Pontibacter korlensis genomic window:
- the egtB gene encoding ergothioneine biosynthesis protein EgtB, with product MTELSLVKVYKKVRQVSEDICKPIKAEDYVVQPVVDVSPPKWHLGHTTWFFETFILKPYAHCYREFDPAYNYVFNSYYETIGARVIRTDRGNLSRPTVEEVYRYRSYVDNAMEGFLKDDPGPEVKELLVLGLNHEQQHQELLYTDIKYILGHNPLFPAYSLQTVEKPVQQVTAGVATVPAGVYEIGYGGTEFCFDNELGRHKVYLHEFNISNNLVTNEEYLQFMEDGGYKNFRYWHAEGWDWVKSKGVSGPLYWHHIDGKWMHYTISGLQEVQPSEPVCHISFFEAAAFAAWKGMRLPTEAEWEVAADHLNWGDRWEWTNSAYLPYPGYRRAAGAVGEYNGKFMVNQMVLRGASVATSAGHSRKSYRNFFHPQHQWQFTGIRLAE from the coding sequence ATGACTGAACTTAGTTTAGTAAAAGTTTATAAAAAGGTTCGGCAAGTATCAGAAGATATATGCAAGCCAATAAAAGCGGAGGATTATGTCGTACAGCCGGTGGTGGATGTAAGCCCCCCCAAATGGCACCTGGGTCACACCACCTGGTTTTTTGAAACATTCATCCTAAAGCCTTATGCCCACTGCTACAGGGAATTCGATCCCGCCTATAACTATGTTTTTAACAGCTATTATGAAACCATAGGTGCCCGCGTGATCCGAACGGACAGGGGAAACCTAAGCCGGCCAACCGTAGAGGAAGTTTATCGGTACCGAAGCTACGTGGACAATGCCATGGAGGGTTTTCTGAAGGACGATCCTGGGCCTGAGGTAAAAGAACTGCTGGTGCTTGGCCTAAATCATGAGCAGCAGCACCAGGAGTTACTTTATACAGATATCAAATACATTTTAGGACATAACCCGCTCTTTCCCGCTTACAGCCTTCAGACAGTTGAAAAGCCTGTACAACAGGTGACGGCAGGGGTTGCTACCGTTCCTGCTGGTGTTTATGAGATCGGTTACGGTGGTACAGAATTTTGCTTCGACAATGAGCTGGGCAGGCATAAAGTATACCTGCATGAATTCAACATATCGAACAATCTGGTCACAAACGAGGAATACCTGCAGTTCATGGAGGACGGTGGCTATAAGAACTTCAGATACTGGCATGCTGAGGGATGGGATTGGGTAAAGAGTAAAGGCGTTTCAGGCCCACTGTACTGGCACCATATAGACGGGAAATGGATGCACTATACTATCTCAGGTTTACAGGAGGTTCAACCTTCAGAGCCTGTATGCCACATCAGCTTTTTTGAAGCTGCAGCTTTTGCAGCATGGAAAGGAATGCGGTTGCCGACTGAGGCAGAGTGGGAAGTAGCGGCAGATCATTTAAACTGGGGAGACCGCTGGGAGTGGACCAATAGTGCTTACCTACCTTATCCAGGCTACAGAAGAGCAGCCGGTGCGGTGGGGGAGTATAATGGAAAATTCATGGTAAACCAAATGGTACTCCGTGGCGCCTCCGTCGCTACGTCAGCAGGGCACAGCCGCAAGAGCTACCGTAATTTTTTCCATCCGCAGCATCAATGGCAGTTTACCGGAATCAGGCTTGCAGAATAA
- a CDS encoding ABC transporter ATP-binding protein: MLVVESLSKHYNHNIAVQDVSFEVKEGETLVLLGTSGCGKTTTLRMINRLTEASSGEVYINGKSVFSEPAELLRRSIGYVLQNNGLFPHYTVAENIALVPQLLGWSQELIKERTRLLLEKLHLSPANYWDALPSSLSGGQQQRVGLARALAANPPILLMDEPFGALDPITRASVRKEFRELDELNKKTVVLVTHDIQEAFELGDRICLMDKGRVMQNGTPADLVFRPANDFVQSFIGRERFSLELKAVRLSDVWDMLATDTAVGSVELDSVKGTQSLWEAMERLSESGGAQAVAVYNEVTGERRKIMFPDIPRLLQQYKQAQ; the protein is encoded by the coding sequence ATGCTTGTTGTTGAGAGTTTATCTAAACATTATAACCATAACATTGCTGTACAGGATGTATCCTTCGAGGTAAAGGAAGGTGAAACCCTTGTTTTGCTAGGTACGAGTGGCTGCGGAAAAACAACCACCCTGCGGATGATTAATCGCCTGACTGAAGCATCATCCGGGGAGGTGTATATCAACGGTAAAAGTGTGTTTTCTGAGCCTGCCGAACTTCTTCGTAGGTCCATTGGCTACGTCCTGCAAAACAATGGACTTTTTCCACACTATACAGTGGCTGAGAATATTGCACTTGTACCGCAGTTGCTTGGTTGGAGCCAAGAACTTATAAAGGAGCGTACGAGGCTGCTGCTTGAAAAGCTTCATTTGTCACCAGCAAACTATTGGGACGCGTTGCCCTCCAGCTTGAGTGGTGGGCAACAACAACGCGTTGGCTTGGCTAGAGCTTTGGCTGCCAACCCGCCCATACTACTAATGGATGAGCCTTTCGGAGCACTGGACCCTATTACCAGAGCCAGCGTTCGCAAAGAGTTCAGGGAATTAGATGAACTCAATAAAAAGACCGTTGTCCTGGTTACGCACGATATACAGGAAGCGTTTGAACTGGGTGACCGGATATGCCTGATGGATAAAGGCAGGGTGATGCAAAATGGAACGCCTGCAGATTTGGTGTTCCGACCTGCAAATGATTTTGTGCAAAGTTTTATAGGTCGGGAGCGGTTTTCATTAGAGTTAAAAGCCGTTCGCCTCTCAGATGTTTGGGACATGCTAGCAACAGACACGGCGGTTGGTTCGGTAGAACTGGATTCCGTGAAGGGGACCCAAAGCCTTTGGGAAGCCATGGAACGTCTTTCAGAATCAGGAGGTGCACAAGCAGTAGCTGTCTATAACGAAGTAACCGGCGAGCGAAGAAAAATTATGTTCCCCGATATTCCGCGCCTGCTGCAACAATATAAACAAGCCCAATAG
- the egtD gene encoding L-histidine N(alpha)-methyltransferase has translation MNSTNCPLDTLAQTDTLLEKFREEVFEGLHSKPKRLPSKYFYDKAGDKLFQQIMACPEYYLTDCELEIFQSKAAELAQTITSVNGDFDLIELGAGDATKSQYLLRYLSDQKVDFSYMPIDISGNILSVLEKRLKAEIKGLDITCLEGEYFDRLGIAARLSPRRKVVMLLGANIGNMEPREAAVFCKKLRTHLKTGDLVLIGFDLKKHPQVIWDAYNDRAGITSRFNLNLLQRINRELNGDFDLDQFVHYQSYDPLTGACRSYLVSKTDQEVLVAGQPIDFRQDEIISMEISQKYDPEEITSMAKQAGFMPIGYFTDSRNWFLDTIWQCVDLY, from the coding sequence ATGAATTCAACTAACTGCCCACTAGATACACTAGCGCAGACTGATACCCTTTTGGAGAAATTTCGTGAGGAGGTATTTGAAGGATTGCATAGCAAGCCAAAAAGGCTTCCGTCGAAATACTTTTATGACAAGGCAGGAGATAAGCTGTTTCAGCAGATCATGGCTTGCCCGGAATACTATCTGACGGATTGCGAACTGGAGATATTTCAAAGCAAGGCTGCGGAACTAGCTCAAACCATCACTTCCGTTAACGGAGACTTTGATCTGATTGAACTGGGGGCCGGTGACGCCACCAAGTCACAGTACCTGCTCAGGTACCTTTCAGACCAGAAGGTTGATTTCTCCTACATGCCGATCGATATATCTGGCAACATCCTGTCAGTGCTGGAAAAGAGGCTGAAAGCGGAAATTAAAGGCTTAGATATTACATGCCTGGAAGGGGAGTATTTTGATAGGCTTGGTATTGCCGCTAGGCTGTCGCCTAGGCGGAAGGTGGTCATGCTTCTTGGGGCTAACATCGGGAATATGGAACCTCGGGAGGCCGCTGTTTTCTGCAAAAAGCTACGGACACACCTGAAGACGGGCGATCTGGTATTGATAGGCTTCGATTTGAAAAAGCACCCTCAGGTTATTTGGGATGCCTACAACGACAGGGCGGGTATTACCAGCAGGTTTAACCTGAACCTGCTACAACGCATCAACCGGGAGCTTAATGGTGATTTTGACTTGGACCAGTTCGTGCATTACCAGTCCTACGATCCGCTTACCGGTGCCTGCAGAAGTTATCTTGTAAGTAAAACTGACCAGGAGGTGCTTGTAGCCGGCCAGCCTATAGACTTTCGGCAGGATGAAATCATCTCGATGGAAATCTCTCAGAAGTATGATCCGGAAGAGATCACTTCCATGGCAAAACAGGCAGGTTTCATGCCCATTGGTTATTTTACGGATAGCAGGAACTGGTTTCTTGATACCATCTGGCAGTGTGTCGATTTGTACTAG
- a CDS encoding nuclear transport factor 2 family protein, with amino-acid sequence MEINEALTKEVLVHHLTAFGNNDLDEIMKDYTEESEVLTPSGSLKGLTAIRQFFADYFVTIPTGSAFEMKQMTVTHNVGYVAWASDSEIATIPMGTDTFFLEGDKIRFHTVADHRIIK; translated from the coding sequence ATGGAAATCAACGAAGCATTAACAAAGGAAGTATTGGTCCATCATCTCACCGCTTTCGGTAACAATGATCTGGATGAGATTATGAAAGACTACACCGAAGAATCAGAGGTGTTGACACCAAGCGGGTCGCTGAAAGGATTAACTGCTATCAGACAGTTTTTTGCAGATTATTTTGTGACCATACCGACAGGCTCGGCCTTTGAAATGAAGCAAATGACTGTTACTCATAACGTTGGTTATGTAGCTTGGGCCAGTGATTCAGAGATTGCGACAATCCCGATGGGAACAGACACCTTCTTTTTGGAAGGGGATAAAATAAGGTTCCATACCGTTGCTGACCACCGCATAATCAAATAA
- a CDS encoding PPC domain-containing DNA-binding protein yields MIFAKGDEVRSGLTEFAQKYNVKTAHFNAIGDATSARFGFFDYDRKMFKVIPISEPSEVSSLNGNIAVLNDKPVVHIHANVATEDGTVRGGHLLELITGPTLEVFLTVEPTTLYKKVNPQFGAGLIDPSLEH; encoded by the coding sequence TTGATATTTGCAAAGGGAGATGAAGTACGGTCTGGCTTAACTGAATTTGCCCAAAAGTATAATGTAAAGACCGCTCACTTTAACGCTATAGGTGATGCAACATCTGCCAGGTTCGGCTTTTTTGATTACGACCGAAAAATGTTTAAAGTCATACCCATCAGCGAGCCCTCTGAAGTATCTTCTTTGAATGGCAACATCGCAGTGTTGAATGACAAACCAGTAGTTCACATTCATGCTAATGTGGCTACTGAAGATGGCACAGTACGCGGAGGACATTTGCTTGAACTTATTACCGGGCCTACGCTGGAGGTATTTCTTACAGTTGAACCAACCACACTTTATAAGAAGGTGAACCCTCAGTTTGGGGCAGGACTCATTGACCCTTCGCTAGAGCATTAA
- a CDS encoding ABC transporter permease/substrate-binding protein, with protein MDQQQSLWGFFLLQSDEILSQTITHIGLTFASLLLAMLLGLPMGVLIAKRRTLSGTVLGIAGMFQTIPSIALLGFMIPLLGIGTLPAIIVLFLYALLPIIRNTYVGIIGVDEAVKDAAKGMGMTSRQILFKVELPLSLPVIMAGIRTATVINVGVATLAAYIAGGGLGEFIFGGIALNNTNMILAGAIPASLLAVLFDFLLGKVQLLQPARIHKAALVFSIVTIMVSAAYLMPSAGNKLLAGFEPEFMGRTDGYLGLKSEYELSVPTVVISDAVMYKALFENKLDIIGGYSTDGRLKAYDLAILQDDKMIFPPYYAAPVVRAEVLQRYPELRKTLGLLTGMIDDATMTDLNYRVDILKQSPGKVAKDFLVSKKLWRAPQKGNQGMIRIGSKIFGEQYILAEIYSMLIRGYTNLGVETKTGLGGTKICFDALLHKQIDLYPEYTGTGLQVILQPDPQKVDSLIVAKEKVFQYVQEQFEKRYGLIWMDPIGFNNTYALMMRRRQAQALNLTTITDLKQYIEQND; from the coding sequence ATGGATCAACAGCAAAGCTTATGGGGGTTCTTCCTATTGCAGAGTGACGAAATTCTCAGCCAGACCATTACCCATATCGGCCTTACCTTTGCATCCCTGCTGCTGGCTATGCTGCTTGGGTTGCCAATGGGAGTACTGATTGCAAAAAGAAGAACGCTTTCCGGTACCGTTTTGGGTATAGCAGGAATGTTTCAGACGATTCCCAGCATTGCCTTGCTGGGGTTTATGATTCCTCTACTGGGCATCGGCACCCTACCAGCTATCATCGTCCTTTTCCTGTACGCATTATTACCTATAATCAGAAACACCTACGTCGGGATCATAGGCGTGGATGAGGCAGTAAAAGATGCCGCCAAAGGCATGGGTATGACGAGTAGACAAATACTTTTCAAGGTGGAGCTGCCCTTGTCCCTGCCTGTTATCATGGCTGGTATCAGAACCGCTACTGTCATCAACGTTGGGGTGGCGACCCTTGCTGCCTATATTGCAGGTGGAGGCTTGGGCGAATTTATTTTCGGTGGCATTGCGCTTAATAACACCAACATGATTTTGGCAGGAGCCATACCTGCGTCTCTGCTGGCTGTTCTTTTTGATTTTCTACTTGGAAAGGTACAGCTGTTGCAACCCGCCCGCATCCATAAAGCTGCTCTGGTGTTCTCTATAGTCACGATAATGGTATCTGCTGCTTATCTGATGCCTTCTGCCGGAAATAAACTGCTGGCGGGATTTGAGCCAGAATTCATGGGCCGGACGGACGGGTATCTGGGGTTAAAGTCAGAATACGAGTTGAGTGTTCCAACCGTGGTGATAAGTGATGCGGTGATGTACAAAGCACTCTTTGAAAACAAGCTGGATATTATCGGTGGCTACAGCACTGATGGCCGGCTAAAGGCGTATGATCTGGCGATCCTCCAAGATGACAAGATGATATTCCCTCCGTATTACGCTGCCCCTGTCGTTCGCGCCGAGGTTTTGCAACGCTACCCGGAGCTCAGGAAAACGCTTGGCTTGCTGACAGGCATGATTGATGATGCTACCATGACCGATCTAAACTACCGAGTGGATATATTAAAGCAGTCACCGGGAAAGGTGGCAAAAGACTTCTTAGTATCAAAAAAACTTTGGCGGGCTCCTCAAAAAGGAAATCAAGGCATGATCCGGATTGGTTCGAAAATCTTTGGCGAGCAGTATATCCTTGCCGAGATCTACAGTATGTTGATCAGAGGCTATACTAATCTGGGCGTTGAAACAAAGACTGGCCTTGGGGGCACCAAAATATGCTTTGATGCCCTGCTTCATAAACAAATCGATCTGTATCCGGAGTACACCGGAACAGGATTACAGGTCATCTTACAACCGGATCCCCAAAAAGTAGATTCGCTGATTGTCGCCAAGGAGAAGGTTTTTCAGTACGTCCAGGAACAATTTGAAAAACGATACGGGCTCATTTGGATGGATCCGATAGGATTCAATAACACCTATGCTTTGATGATGCGCAGAAGACAGGCGCAGGCCCTGAACCTTACAACCATCACTGATTTAAAACAATATATCGAGCAAAATGACTGA
- a CDS encoding zinc-binding alcohol dehydrogenase family protein: protein MKAALLYRPGGPGNFVLEDKPIPTPGAEQVLVKVKAFGLNRSELMTRKGLSPNVRFPRVLGIECVGEVEHDPAGKFKLGQKVAAFMGGMGRDFDGSYAEYVVLPQTLLYPFESHLSWEQLGAIPEMFQTVYGSLHLALKVKQGESLLIRGGTSSIGMLATQLAKKSSLTVLATTRKPVKAELLLHNGADHVLIDDGNLAEKVKAIYPEGVDKVLELVGTYTLKDSLRCTAPGGTVCMTGMLSEQWSLADFAPMEYIPATVHLTIYDSGQIRVEEQNFQQFIRDVEAGTIQLSISKSFTLSEIAAAHQFMESNSAGGKIVVLTGD from the coding sequence TTGAAAGCTGCATTACTTTATCGTCCTGGTGGTCCCGGTAACTTCGTGTTGGAGGATAAACCCATTCCGACTCCAGGCGCTGAACAGGTATTGGTGAAGGTAAAAGCCTTCGGCCTGAACCGCTCCGAGCTGATGACGCGCAAGGGCTTATCGCCAAACGTTCGTTTCCCGAGGGTATTGGGGATCGAGTGTGTGGGGGAGGTGGAGCATGACCCGGCAGGGAAATTCAAACTAGGACAGAAAGTAGCTGCCTTTATGGGCGGCATGGGCAGGGATTTTGACGGGAGTTACGCGGAGTATGTGGTGCTTCCACAGACCCTGTTATATCCCTTTGAAAGCCATTTAAGCTGGGAACAGCTGGGGGCTATCCCGGAGATGTTCCAGACTGTTTATGGCTCACTGCACCTGGCGCTGAAAGTAAAACAAGGTGAATCGCTGCTAATAAGAGGGGGCACTTCCTCTATCGGGATGCTGGCAACACAGCTGGCTAAAAAGAGCAGTCTTACCGTTCTGGCTACCACAAGGAAACCCGTCAAAGCAGAGCTGCTCTTGCACAATGGTGCTGACCATGTGCTCATCGATGACGGCAACCTGGCAGAAAAAGTAAAGGCCATTTATCCCGAAGGGGTGGATAAGGTGCTGGAGCTGGTCGGCACTTATACCCTGAAAGACTCGCTGCGATGTACTGCTCCGGGTGGCACGGTATGCATGACGGGTATGCTATCCGAGCAGTGGTCGTTGGCAGATTTCGCACCCATGGAGTACATTCCCGCCACTGTACACCTCACAATCTACGACAGCGGTCAGATCCGGGTAGAGGAGCAAAATTTTCAGCAGTTTATCCGCGATGTGGAAGCAGGTACCATTCAGCTGAGTATCAGCAAATCGTTTACACTCAGTGAAATTGCAGCGGCACATCAGTTTATGGAAAGCAATTCAGCAGGCGGAAAGATTGTGGTCCTTACCGGGGATTAA
- a CDS encoding family 16 glycoside hydrolase, which translates to MSLETLGGSKVVKVVKDTAVKEFDEATFTKVNGTDFKDGTIEVKVLSRLLEDAPEFARGFIGIAFRINEENSKFECIYIRPTNGRADEQVRRNHSIQYYAYPDFKFDRLRKESPEEYESYADMGLNEWIKMKIVVKGNQAKLFLNDNKQPSLIVNDLKHGENTAGAIGLWVDIGTEGFFKDLKIQAN; encoded by the coding sequence ATGTCACTTGAAACGTTGGGCGGCAGTAAGGTAGTGAAAGTAGTAAAGGACACTGCAGTGAAAGAGTTTGATGAAGCTACCTTTACCAAAGTGAATGGAACTGACTTCAAGGACGGAACCATAGAAGTGAAGGTACTGAGCCGGCTATTGGAGGATGCTCCTGAGTTTGCACGAGGGTTCATAGGCATTGCTTTCAGGATTAACGAAGAAAACTCAAAATTTGAGTGTATTTACATTCGCCCGACCAATGGCAGGGCTGATGAACAGGTGAGGCGGAATCATTCCATTCAGTACTATGCTTACCCTGACTTCAAATTTGATCGGCTTAGAAAGGAATCTCCGGAAGAATATGAATCATATGCGGACATGGGGTTGAATGAATGGATTAAGATGAAAATTGTAGTGAAGGGAAACCAAGCTAAACTCTTCTTGAACGACAATAAGCAGCCCTCACTTATTGTGAATGATTTGAAGCACGGAGAAAATACTGCAGGAGCCATTGGCCTTTGGGTGGATATTGGCACAGAAGGATTTTTTAAAGATTTGAAGATTCAGGCCAATTAA
- a CDS encoding alpha/beta fold hydrolase gives MIFIVNAAFNQGQAQQLRYFMQAEASPANAIPYGNNPKAGHYLKSGDAKIYYEVYGEGKPLVVLHGGIVGSTMEMGQFIDSLSRNYQVIAVSTRGHGKSGMGSQMPTYERKAEDVNAIINAVTKDSVTVLGFSDGAYTGYYLAAKHPEKVKKLIAIGAGEWKQGFRTFDNTRKVLFSMDSLYFKQQLALMPEPKRFDEWLVTLNKYYNSVDIGKETLGAIRCPVLVMAGELDQNAPLKTVIAAYEMIPKAQLSIIPNAPHPVFLINFPAVWTSLVPFLRQ, from the coding sequence ATGATATTCATAGTTAATGCAGCCTTTAATCAAGGCCAGGCGCAGCAACTAAGATACTTCATGCAGGCTGAAGCTTCACCAGCCAATGCCATACCCTACGGGAACAACCCTAAGGCAGGCCACTACTTGAAATCCGGTGATGCAAAAATTTATTATGAAGTGTATGGCGAAGGAAAGCCCTTAGTGGTCCTGCATGGCGGTATTGTAGGTTCTACTATGGAGATGGGGCAGTTCATAGATAGCCTGTCCAGGAACTATCAAGTAATCGCGGTCTCCACAAGAGGACATGGCAAATCTGGAATGGGTTCGCAGATGCCTACTTACGAGCGTAAGGCAGAGGATGTAAATGCCATTATAAATGCGGTAACTAAAGATAGTGTAACTGTACTGGGTTTCAGCGATGGCGCTTACACCGGATATTATCTAGCTGCAAAGCACCCAGAAAAAGTGAAGAAGCTGATTGCTATTGGTGCCGGGGAGTGGAAACAGGGTTTTCGGACCTTCGACAATACCCGAAAAGTACTTTTCAGCATGGATAGCCTCTACTTTAAACAGCAACTTGCGTTGATGCCTGAGCCGAAAAGGTTCGACGAATGGTTAGTAACCCTGAATAAATACTACAACTCGGTTGACATAGGTAAGGAAACATTGGGTGCCATCCGTTGCCCTGTTTTAGTGATGGCGGGTGAACTTGACCAGAACGCTCCATTGAAGACTGTCATTGCCGCATATGAAATGATACCTAAGGCGCAGCTAAGCATAATACCCAATGCCCCGCACCCGGTCTTTCTGATAAATTTCCCGGCTGTATGGACAAGTTTGGTGCCTTTCCTGAGGCAGTAG
- a CDS encoding Crp/Fnr family transcriptional regulator — MDTSFKSLIKYFKNYFPLNEEEIEELSRRFTERRLKRRGFVLQQGDVCRHFTFVVSGCLKMYAMDQASKEHNLQFAAENDWITDLGSFYSEKPSSAYIEAIEPSVILQIKHADLLHLYIRYHKFDRNFRIIIEQKYIELQNRMLQSISSTAEERYLSFLEQYPKLANRLPNTQIASYLGITPEFLSNIRKGLIKKS, encoded by the coding sequence ATGGATACCTCTTTTAAATCCTTAATTAAATACTTTAAGAACTATTTCCCGCTAAACGAAGAGGAAATCGAGGAACTATCAAGGCGATTCACTGAGCGTAGGTTAAAACGGCGCGGCTTTGTCCTGCAACAGGGCGATGTATGCCGTCACTTTACCTTTGTGGTCTCAGGCTGCCTCAAAATGTATGCAATGGACCAAGCCAGCAAGGAGCATAACTTGCAGTTTGCGGCGGAAAATGACTGGATAACCGATTTAGGCAGCTTTTACTCTGAAAAGCCAAGCAGTGCCTATATAGAGGCTATTGAACCCTCAGTTATACTGCAAATCAAGCACGCAGACTTGCTTCACCTTTACATCCGCTACCATAAATTCGACCGCAACTTTCGGATTATTATTGAGCAGAAATACATTGAGCTGCAAAACAGGATGCTGCAAAGCATCAGCTCCACAGCCGAAGAACGTTACCTGTCTTTCCTGGAGCAATACCCTAAGTTAGCCAATCGTTTGCCCAACACGCAGATCGCTTCCTACCTTGGCATCACACCAGAGTTTCTTAGCAACATCCGGAAAGGCCTAATCAAAAAATCATGA
- a CDS encoding DinB family protein, whose product MKAITLLTSLCLLLSIFNFAQAQTKTDELVKEWERAKAYTKEYLDAMPESGYDSKPTPEIRSFAEQMLHLTDANYNFAAAVTGVKSPVTDLEKNTKDKSKANVTKLVMEGYDYVIDGIKKIKPAQLNENVKLFGSFDMSKGTALDKLFEHQTHHRGQTTIYLRLEGVNPPSEKLF is encoded by the coding sequence ATGAAAGCTATCACCCTTTTAACATCCTTATGCTTGCTGCTCAGTATTTTTAACTTTGCGCAAGCTCAAACTAAAACCGATGAATTGGTAAAAGAATGGGAAAGAGCCAAGGCATACACGAAAGAGTACTTGGATGCTATGCCTGAATCAGGCTACGACTCGAAGCCTACTCCTGAGATACGTTCATTTGCTGAGCAGATGCTCCATTTAACAGACGCAAATTATAACTTTGCTGCTGCCGTAACTGGCGTAAAAAGTCCAGTTACTGATCTTGAAAAAAACACAAAGGATAAATCGAAAGCAAATGTAACTAAGCTGGTGATGGAAGGCTACGATTATGTTATTGATGGGATCAAAAAAATCAAGCCAGCACAACTTAATGAAAATGTAAAGCTGTTTGGAAGTTTCGATATGAGCAAAGGCACTGCTCTTGACAAGCTTTTCGAGCATCAGACACACCATCGCGGACAAACTACTATTTACCTTCGCCTGGAAGGGGTAAACCCTCCATCTGAAAAGTTATTTTAA
- a CDS encoding YybH family protein — translation MNTQNGKTAAESLITSYAKALSSADAASIPTFYTEDGRFLPNGFRALTSAELSKRSKSYLEKGQFHIEFDVQDIAIDGQFAFIEAVAQTRSGDVATGGELTHVSRDFFVLRKEQEEWKIFRYIFNNVEVQ, via the coding sequence ATGAATACTCAAAACGGAAAAACAGCGGCTGAAAGCCTGATTACTAGCTACGCTAAAGCATTGAGTTCAGCGGATGCGGCCTCCATTCCTACTTTCTATACCGAGGACGGACGTTTTTTGCCCAATGGGTTCAGGGCGTTGACATCTGCAGAGCTATCTAAAAGAAGTAAAAGCTATCTGGAGAAGGGCCAATTTCACATCGAGTTTGACGTGCAGGACATCGCCATTGATGGTCAATTTGCCTTCATAGAAGCAGTGGCTCAGACAAGATCTGGTGATGTAGCGACGGGTGGGGAATTGACCCATGTAAGCCGGGACTTCTTTGTTCTCCGTAAAGAGCAGGAGGAGTGGAAAATCTTTCGCTACATCTTTAACAATGTAGAGGTGCAGTAA
- a CDS encoding YybH family protein: protein MDGEQLGFFHMQTFLCKRCCFASLHLQRQHNRTFMVWLCCRGFIHYITTAIITSLFASQLEANSQSSTPKSRKVETTVATEKAAIEKLIFAYQDALNASDVNKVISLYTNSGVLMANAAPTAQGAEQVKGTYQYVFDNFKYTLQFDILGVEVKGNTAFARSISKGSFVIKASGQNVADENRELFVFEKENGQWKIARYMYNKTK, encoded by the coding sequence ATGGATGGTGAGCAGTTGGGCTTCTTTCATATGCAAACGTTCCTCTGCAAAAGATGCTGTTTTGCATCACTTCACCTCCAAAGGCAACACAACCGGACGTTTATGGTCTGGTTGTGCTGCAGAGGGTTTATTCATTATATTACAACAGCCATTATAACCTCACTGTTTGCTTCTCAACTGGAAGCAAACAGTCAATCTAGCACTCCCAAGAGCAGAAAGGTGGAGACAACAGTAGCTACAGAAAAAGCAGCCATTGAAAAATTGATCTTTGCTTATCAGGACGCGCTAAATGCCTCAGATGTAAACAAGGTGATATCACTTTACACAAACAGTGGGGTCTTAATGGCAAACGCCGCCCCGACAGCACAAGGTGCTGAGCAAGTGAAGGGCACCTACCAATATGTTTTCGACAACTTCAAATATACCCTCCAGTTCGATATTCTGGGAGTAGAAGTAAAAGGCAACACGGCATTTGCAAGGTCAATCTCTAAAGGTTCTTTTGTGATAAAAGCGAGCGGACAAAACGTGGCAGACGAAAATCGGGAGCTTTTTGTCTTTGAAAAAGAAAATGGACAGTGGAAGATAGCCCGCTATATGTACAACAAAACGAAATAA